Proteins from one Salvelinus alpinus chromosome 34, SLU_Salpinus.1, whole genome shotgun sequence genomic window:
- the mia2 gene encoding cTAGE family member 5 isoform X1: MTGLSRVDMAASQIYIWTFTIFIFPILTWGLLSDFKICGDSECESLLSRVRATRDHRGKDCRFLNFKKGDVIFVYHKLSGKRDDLWAGSIDRRFGYFPKDAVKVDEIYANTEKEVATQKQDFFCIDEYGSLIDNDSSEWDNEENLVSEFQEIAANDAQDSKTSKDAFLSQSFAQSSDETGNKDANQAVMEYFSDDTKPAPSEQGGSQWIGSTVTGWLSLGGERPDDNPKEDNPEQESFRSRKLALDIDANQLKEETKNTENSGWFGDGLTSAFGFGHKAPEEEKPIEKEVEEQPPPSKSWLNIGIRDVLHFGQSNQDKVEERIEAAGRDESTGTIDPQDVGTSQSHHDATVEQIKETENQRDDNTGKKAERTETHPSKPVKDYNQEDRHSQEEDGELRKEKDAGWYGSIYNNIVGLYGEQSDVEEEEDILIAEDEEDKDINLQSETETESQSVFSSMFDTLVSPFQADTTNNYKNAQSDEVTDIKPAEADGDTEISLTSQMAIPYDSTEASVGRKDDNDGNDSNEALHPPPLEIDKVQSANKILETSKYMSLSHDPQLQDTTGIVNLEDDAEKSRADSDDSDENALNHHQESPAADLAENNLDDFETDHSVGQDALEGSGIPNLFDSIPIQTKAGTLAEELPDVSEDTSVMHAEVEDIDIDTTGIEVVSSNQKGDDSILVPQRPAEEDSGDRVGMLYGQTSMPGTEDASVLEEVTQTPDPHLHDAQDPRIAELILNLSLVEPVIVDPVIENVSGEEGHHLITSSGDGKSKDKNKNTLEVPNKNAHVGDIDSVLLKDWLSSNYEESNSNVMEVVDQEEFSSSDHFKEWHVEADPVDNIGLINITLDPVLDSTILNADTTSNNLLSDKGNDDGERYIVDKASEIEEADSTNEVTEIEGLEPGKIVEVERDHGDQATLPTHVFENTQSSSGPDAKIEMYPDSSELVPPETEIGNEQRQTEILEEADTENMSVEDFIHVHRESHESQKDSDEKNVPNDRSGMTSDQTTAIEDNNLPLDNRNHISSVSSQEVHSKGTKGLYNEITLENERAQELGLQDRETNDGRNSFDQSHAVSQLSPTDEAYDVITQSERTIDHDTLCSGENFLSDSWSNYQEATDVKSTISDEDRQQDFENVDVIEKDDFEKISYRDIESIRNVEREGETSTSHSEPPEKQDMPSDQYSVGPPQEEITDTSVNKGTRSFFENAMDFVIPSTDSKDLEDPEPKGQEEEEQEPPPVLPYLDLHEPEPQSQSTSVEDSLKATAFLKEYKNIQKQISADEITTLLDMFGKHKLLWLDYSLGSSETLTDGQDGNNDRAIISDFERLLQYHIDETKTPSGGVLEDEDQSRKFVSLRKLEILLSNIKNRFTQVKAPVSIKDNQAETDKTNCINDDCFTRNENEDLTNLKGEHFSGEGDIQTPTLTDKYKPEPAVMEYLFSSARQVTGDAVAHILTVKALLKWLTVQVLSSFPDDIRPGPDLYGLPWEAVIVTALLGLGTLLLFSCRFYQCIKSRLYSSKERRMGLKVAELLDEKCKVLETLSEVQQNYEELETALRNSGVLAHVAERENLEVMSQRLKQSNTQLGNDIEKLKEDLNIQRARRLQQEETIADMQETLKTLEEETRDLKSQTEQAQTTLKIFDMNSERNQNNLEAAKEEKVLLQEKNGQLVQEAEGWGERMSELEEEMRMCESSYTGMLQDATNKDERIKSLTDCLLKMKDWDSVLEDGANREERSGTQGTENGEGQDNHQRQRIQKLIHAAKMNADLKSVDEDKDRVFAKLADEVKAKEDLQEGIKNLENEKASLQTDSEKYTSQVQKLQQKLQIMTEMYQENELKLHRMLTVEERERLQKDEKLTKADKSITLAVEELNSYRQRAQDLEDELEKTNQAYKTQITSQEKKAHNNWLAARGADRDLAEVKRENAHLRQKLTDTQFKLEVVEKDPYTLDNMDRPLFRGERSPYGPSPLHRPASENRAFLSPPTLMDGPPRLSPNFPPMGPGGRVSRGLLDPPGGVDSDRSGGPLSDSGSISPTWERDRRGPPIHPPGYMYLDPGLPYRRPLPGALPMGPLPPRGPGPAESHSFGHQPDSSFMGNSMGPGENERDSHLSAPGDLRDMRMGPPLLVPPGMGPLPPMEHRDPYFARKGPYGPPDFFSPRGPAPMGMRGPPPPGMFGRVPPPPPQHSFLPGPPPRPSPPGSEVSSDQSPSPHDVI, encoded by the exons ATGACTGGACTTTCCAGGGTCGATATGGCTGCTTCACAGATATACATTTGGACATTTACTATTTTCATTTTTCCAATTCTAACTTGGGGATTGCTGTCTGACTTCAAAATTTGTGGCGACTCTGAATGTGAAA GCTTGCTGAGTCGGGTCAGGGCCACAAGAGATCACAGAGGAAAGGATTGTAGATTCCTGAACTTCAAAAAAGGGGATGTGATATTTGTTTACCACAAACTCTCTGGCAAAAGAGATGATCTATGGGCAGGAAGT ATTGACAGACGATTTGGTTATTTCCCAAAAGACGCTGTGAAAGTTGATGAAATTTATGCAAACACAGAGAAAGAAGTGGCCACACAG AAACAAGACTTCTTCTGCATAGATGAGTATGGCTCATTAATTGATAATGACTCCAGTGAGTGGGACAATGAAGAAAATCTAGTTTCAGAATTTCAGGAAATCGCAGCCAATGATGCTCAGGATTCTAAAACCTCCAAAGATGCCTTTCTATCCCAAAGTTTTGCACAGAGCAGTGATGAAACAGGAAACAAAGATGCCAATCAGGCTGTAATGGAATACTTCTCTGATGATACCAAACCTGCACCTAGCGAACAAGGTGGGTCTCAGTGGATTGGCTCTACAGTAACTGGATGGCTTAGTTTAGGTGGTGAAAGACCTGATGATAATCCCAAAGAAGACAACCCAGAACAAGAGTCTTTCAGGAGCAGGAAACTTGCTTTGGACATTGATGCGAACCAATTGAAGGAAGAGACGAAAAATACTGAAAACTCTGGCTGGTTTGGAGATGGACTGACTAGCGCCTTTGGTTTTGGTCATAAAGCTCCAGAGGAGGAGAAGCCCATTGAAAAAGAAGTGGAAGAGCAACCCCCACCCTCTAAATCCTGGCTGAATATTGGCATTAGAGATGTCTTACATTTTGGTCAATCTAATCAGGATAAAGTTGAAGAGAGAATAGAAGCAGCAGGCAGAGATGAATCGACAGGCACAATAGACCCACAGGACGTTGGCACAAGTCAGTCTCATCATGATGCCACAGTGGAGCAAATAAAAGaaacagagaaccagagagatgaTAACACTGGTAAGaaggcagagagaacagagacacacCCCTCAAAACCTGTTAAGGATTATAACCAAGAGGACCGTCATAGTCAGGAAGAAGATGGTGAGTTAAGAAAAGAGaaagatgcagggtggtatggtaGCATATATAACAATATTGTAGGCCTTTATGGAGAACAGAGTGatgttgaggaggaggaggatatacTTATAGCTGAGGATGAAGAGGATAAAGATATCAACCTTCagtcagaaacagaaacagagtcaCAGTCTGTGTTCTCATCCATGTTTGACACTCTGGTATCACCGTTTCAGGCCGATACAACTAACAATTATAAAAATGCCCAAAGTGATGAGGTAACAGATATAAAACCGGCAGAAGCAGATGGAGATACAGAGATCTCCCTTACTTCTCAGATGGCTATCCCATATGATTCTACTGAGGCTTCTGTAGGTAGGAAGGATGATAATGATGGTAATGACAGCAATGAGGCTCTACATCCCCCTCCATTAGAAATAGATAAGGTTCAGAGTGCCAATAAAATACTTGAAACTAGCAAGTATATGTCTTTGTCCCACGACCCTCAATTACAAGACACAACCGGAATAGTGAATCTTGAAGATGATGCTGAAAAATCTAGAGCtgatagtgatgatagtgatgagaATGCCCTTAATCACCATCAAGAGAGTCCTGCTGCTGACCTTGCTGAAAATAACCTGGATGACTTTGAGACTGATCATTCAGTTGGTCAGGACGCTTTAGAAGGATCAGGGATTCCAAATCTCTTTGATTCGATTCCTATTCAGACAAAAGCAGGAACACTGGCAGAGGAGCTACCTGATGTATCAGAGGATACGTCTGTAATGCATGCTGAGGTGGAGGACATTGACATTGACACTACAGGTATTGAAGTGGTATCCTCCAATCAGAAAGGAGACGACAGTATTCTAGTGCCTCAGAGACCAGCAGAAGAGGACAGTGGGGACAGAGTAGGGATGCTATATGGTCAGACAAGCATGCCAGGTACAGAGGATGCTTCAGTGCTGGAGGAGGTCACACAGACACCTGACCCCCATCTGCATGATGCTCAGGACCCTCGCATAGCTGAACTTATCCTGAACCTATCTTTAGTTGAACCTGTCATAGTTGATCCAGTCATTGAAAATGTATCAGGAGAGGAAGGACATCATTTGATTACCTCAAGTGGGGATGGGAAAAGTAAGGACAAGAATAAGAATACATTAGAGGTACCAAATAAGAATGCTCATGTTGGAGACATAGATTCAGTTTTGCTGAAAGACTGGTTATCTTCTAACTATGAGGAAAGTAATTCCAATGTAATGGAAGTTGTTGATCAAGAGGAATTTTCCTCCTCTGATCATTTCAAGGAGTGGCACGTTGAGGCCGATCCTGTAGATAACATAGGGTTGATAAACATTACCCTTGACCCAGTGTTAGACTCAACTATACTAAATGCTGACACTACAAGTAACAATCTTCTATCTGATAAAGGTAATGATGATGGGGAACGTTATATTGTGGACAAAGCATCTGAGATAGAGGAAGCAGATTCAACTAATGAAGTTACTGAGATAGAGGGGCTAGAACCAGGGAAAATAGTTGAAGTTGAGAGAGACCATGGGGATCAAGCAACTCTCCCTACACATGTCTTTGAAAATACACAGAGCAGTTCCGGACCTGATGCTAAAATTGAAATGTATCCTGACAGCTCAGAGCTAGTTCCCCCTGAGACAGAAATAGGAAATGAACAACGACAGACAGAAATCCTTGAGGAGGCAGACACAGAAAACATGTCAGTAGAAGATTTCATTCATGTCCACAGGGAGTCCCATGAATCTCAAAAAGACAGTGATGAGAAAAACGTCCCGAATGATAGATCTGGGATGACGAGTGACCAGACGACAGCAATTGAGGACAATAATCTGCCGCTAGATAACAGGAATCACATCTCATCAGTCAGTAGCCAAGAAGTACATTCAAAAGGGACCAAAGGATTGTATAATGAGATCACTCTAGAAAACGAGAGAGCACAGGAATTAGGCCTACAGGATAGGGAAACCAATGATGGACGAAATAGCTTTGATCAGTCACATGCAGTTAGTCAGCTTTCCCCCACTGATGAAGCTTATGATGTCATTACTCAGTCAGAGAGAACAATAGACCATGATACATTGTGTTCAGGTGAGAAtttcctctcagacagttggTCTAATTATCAAGAAGCAACAGATGTAAAGAGCACAATTAGTGATGAAGATAGGCAGCAGGATTTTGAAAACGTGGACGTGATTGAGAAGGATGATTTTGAGAAAATCAGTTATCGGGATATTGAATCTATTCGCAATgttgaaagagagggtgagaCTTCCACTTCTCACAGTGAACCCCCTGAAAAGCAAGACATGCCATCTGACCAGTATTCAGTAGGGCCCCCTCAAGAGGAAATCACGGACACATCAGTCAACAAGGGTACTAGGAGTTTCTTTGAAAATGCTATGGACTTTGTGATCCCAAGCACTGACTCCAAAGACTTAGAAGACCCAGAACCAAAGGGGCAAGAAGAGGAGGAACAAGAACCTCCACCTGTTCTTCCTTACCTGGACCTCCATGAACCAGAACCACAGTCTCAGTCAACCTCAGTAGAAGACTCGCTGAAAGCTACAGCATTTTTGAAAGAATACAAGAATATCCAAAAGCAAATCAGCGCAGATGAAATAACTACTTTGTTGGACATGTTTGGGAAGCACAAACTCCTGTGGCTTGACTACAGCCTAGGAAGCTCAGAGACATTGACTGATGGCCAAGATGGTAATAATGACCGAGCTATTATATCAGACTTTGAAAGGCTCCTGCAGTATCACATTGATGAGACAAAAACTCCATCTGGTGGAGTACTGGAGGATGAAGACCAATCCAGAAAATTTGTGTCATTACGAAAACTAGAAATACTCTTGTCAAACATAAAAAACAGATTCACCCAAGTGAAAGCACCTGTCAGTATAAAAGACAATCAAG CAGAAACAGACAAGACAAACTGCATCAACGATGATTGTTTCACTCGCAATGAAAATGAAGACCTAACCAACCTGAAAGGAGAACATTTCTCTGGGGAGGGAGACATCCAAACCCCAACACTAACAGACAAAT ATAAACCTGAGCCTGCAGTGATGGAATATCTTTTTTCTTCTGCACGTCAAGTCACTGGTGATGCTGTTGCTCATATACTGACAGTTAAGGCTCTTCTAAAATGGCTCACTGTACAG GTCCTGTCATCCTTTCCTGATGACATAAGGCCAGGTCCTGACCTGTATGGACTGCCATGGGAAGCTGTCATCGTCACTGCCTTACTAGGGTTGGGCACTCTCCTATTGTTCAGCTGCAGGTTCTACCAATGT ATAAAGAGCAGACTGTATTCAAGCAAAGAGAGGCGGATGGGCCTGAAGGTGGCTGAACTATTAGATGAAAAGTGCAAAGTCCTTGAGACTTTGAGTGAGGTTCAACAAAAT TATGAAGAACTGGAAACTGCCCTGCGGAATAGTGGCGTTTTGGCTCATGtcgcagagagagagaatctggag GTGATGTCCCAGAGGCTGAAACAGTCAAATACACAGCTTGGAAATGATATAGAAAAGTTAAAGGAGGACCTGAATATCCAAAGAGCGAGGAGGTTGCAGCAGGAGGAGACA ATTGCAGATATGCAGGAAACCTTGAAAACCTTAGAAGAAGAAACCAGAGACCTCAAGTCCCAGACAGAACAG GCACAGACAACCCTGAAAATATTTGACATGAACAGTGAAAGGAATCAGAATAATCTGGAGGCAGCAAAAGAAGAGAAGGTGTTGCTCCAGGAGAAAAATGGCCAG CTGGTCCAGGAGGCAGAGGGCTGGGGGGAGCGGATGAGTGAgctggaggaggagatgaggatgtgTGAGAGCTCCTACACTGGAATGCTGCAGGATGCTACCAACAAAGATGAGCGCATCAAG TCCTTGACAGACTGCCTGTTGAAGATGAAGGACTGGGACTCAGTGCTGGAGGACGGCgccaacagagaggagaggagtgggacacAAGGGACAGAGAATGGAGAAGGACAAG ATAACCATCAACGACAAAGAATACAGAAACTCATTCATGCAGCTAAG ATGAATGCAGACTTGAAGTCGGTGGATGAAGACAAGGACAGGGTGTTTGCTAAGCTAGCAGATGAAGTCAAGGCCAAGGAGGATCTCCAAG AGGGGATTAAGAACCTGGAGAATGAGAAGGCCTCtctgcagacagacagtgagaagtaCACGAGCCAGGTGCAGAAACTCCAGCAGAAACTGCAGATCATGACAGAGATGTACCAGGAGAATGAGCTCAAACTACACAG GATGTTGactgtggaggagagggagcGTCTGCAGAAGGACGAGAAGCTGACCAAGGCTGACAAGAGCATCACCCTGGCCGTGGAGGAGCTCAACAGCTACAG GCAAAGGGCACAAGACCTGGAGGATGAGCTGGAGAAGACTAACCAGGCCTACAAAACCCAG ATAACTTCTCAGGAAAAGAAGGCACACAATAACTGG CTAGCAGCACGAGGTGCTGACCGTGACCTGGCTGAAGTTAAAAGAGAGAATGCACACCTCAGGCAGAA ATTGACTGATACTCAGTTCAAGCTGGAGGTTGTGGAGAAAGACCCCTATACTCTGGACAACATGGACAGACCTCTGTTCAGAG GTGAAAGGTCACCGTATGGCCCCTCCCCCCTACATCGCCCAGCCTCTGAGAACAGAGCCTTCCTGTCTCCGCCTACCCTGATGGATGGCCCGCCCCGCCTCTCTCCAAACTTCCCCCCCATGGGACCAGGAGGCAGAG TATCCCGAGGCCTGTTAGATCCCCCTGGTGGGGTGGACTCTGATCGTAGTGGTGGTCCTCTCTCTGACAGCGGCTCGATATCTCCCACCTGGGAGAGGGATCGCAGGGGCCCACCTATACACCCTCCAG GGTATATGTATCTAGACCCAGGCCTTCCCTACAGGAGACCTCTGCCCGGAGCCCTTCCTATGGGCCCCCTACCACCCAGGGGCCCCGGTCCTGCTGAGTCCCACAGCTTTGGCCACCAACCTG ACTCATCATTTATGGGAAACAGTATGGGTCCTGGTGAAAATGAAAGAGAC TCCCATCTGTCAGCACCTGGAGATCTGAGAGACATGAGGATGGGACCTCCTCTCTTAGTACCCCCTGGTATGGGTCCTCTCCCACCCATGGAGCACAGGGACCCTTACTTTGCACGCAAAGGCCCTTACGGACCTCCAGACTTTTTCTCCCCACGAGGTCCAGCCCCCATGGGCA TGCGAGGACCACCTCCCCCGGGAATGTTTGGGCGAGTCCCCCCTCCACCGCCGCAGCACAGTTTTCTCCCTGGACCCCCTCCAAGGCCCTCCCCACCTGGCAGCGAAGTGTCTTCTGACCAGTCCCCCTCTCCACATGATGTTATCTGA